A portion of the Achromobacter sp. MFA1 R4 genome contains these proteins:
- a CDS encoding nuclear transport factor 2 family protein: MNDKTPPRCEDAAAQVLIFFEALDQRRHGDVAKLMASDGTWHRQGRALTGPDEVAAALATRDPARQTAHIVTNLQAELTDPGRARVRFYLLAYESRTDGGTQDAAPRLVAIRFCTDELVHGESGWRFASRASHRHLPPEALAR, from the coding sequence ATGAACGATAAGACCCCCCCACGCTGCGAGGACGCCGCTGCGCAGGTGCTGATTTTCTTTGAAGCGCTGGACCAGCGGCGTCACGGCGATGTTGCCAAGCTGATGGCCAGCGATGGAACCTGGCACCGGCAAGGGCGCGCGCTGACCGGTCCCGACGAAGTGGCGGCGGCGCTTGCCACACGTGACCCCGCTCGCCAGACGGCGCACATCGTCACCAACCTACAGGCGGAGCTTACCGATCCCGGCCGCGCGCGCGTGCGCTTCTATCTGCTTGCTTACGAGAGCCGAACCGACGGGGGTACGCAGGACGCAGCACCACGTCTGGTCGCGATCCGCTTCTGCACTGACGAGCTTGTGCATGGCGAATCAGGCTGGCGCTTCGCCAGCCGGGCAAGCCACCGCCACCTGCCTCCTGAGGCGCTTGCGCGCTGA
- a CDS encoding H-NS family nucleoid-associated regulatory protein, with translation MTQDYRQVKERIRSLEVEAEHLRRQALQLLVADIRQKIREYGITQGQLFGPDLSDLVRYRHPETGQTWNGIGRPPNWIRGQDRKRFLVV, from the coding sequence ATGACGCAAGACTACCGGCAGGTCAAGGAGCGCATACGCAGCCTCGAAGTCGAGGCGGAACACTTGCGCCGTCAGGCGTTGCAGCTGCTAGTGGCGGACATTCGCCAGAAAATTCGAGAATACGGAATCACGCAAGGTCAGTTGTTCGGCCCTGATCTTTCCGATCTGGTGCGGTATCGCCATCCCGAAACGGGACAGACATGGAACGGCATCGGCAGGCCGCCGAACTGGATACGAGGGCAAGACCGCAAACGTTTTCTTGTGGTCTGA
- a CDS encoding fused MFS/spermidine synthase, which produces MPVHATAGARARAVGGLWAPAVLLVVSGMAALIFQILWIKQLSLIVGVEVHAIALAVSAFFFGLAVGSAWLGRVADRSANPLRLYAGIELGVALLALGVTWALSHGAAQFARAEQAWSWGAWLTLLAVVAIPPMLMGGTLPVLLRACGAAQVGRAGGILYAANTAGAIAGALLPAFVLIPAYGVGRTACAAAALNLAAAAGAWALQRRAPAPAPRAPSAAPARALSGEAWLAIGLYSAAGAIAMGYEVLWSQMVVPFMSTRAFAFSVVLAVYLSGLALGAALYARWEHRLRDPWRVFALLIAGAGLVALLEVVLLGPWLIDAQSMAEAAVRQWSDSGLAGMSARFAVVASWVVLLPTLLLGAAFPAVLRIAVPADRRGQGAGLVLAGNTLGGIAGTLVVAFVLLPRLGTVHALAVLAAAACAVGIAAVWRTGAPMTRAVAVALFGAVLILGWALPADHLARRLPGAKDGKLVFYDESRGGTVAVVERGEGEQRFRRLYIQGVSNSGDAMPSLRYMRLQALLPLVVHAGEPRSALVIGYGTGITAGALSRYPGLERRVVAELLPGVLRAGALFKGSYDAAADPGLDRRLRDGRRELLTSQERYDLITLEPPPPSAAGVVNLYSQDFYELAATRLNPQGVVAQWLPLPTQNLDDTRALVASFIAVFPHATLWTTELHEMLLVGSLQPMPLDAARIAGRMADPRLRQALADVGVGSPAALLATWVTDREGLARFAGQTPPVTDDRPAIEYAAWVRPREIVHTLPALLALRGEPPLGGGAPALTADIKQERAVLDLFYRSALAAYRGDRQEWGRHADALAQRARDNPYLRWFMAGTDTR; this is translated from the coding sequence ATGCCGGTCCACGCAACGGCCGGCGCGCGGGCGAGGGCGGTCGGGGGCCTGTGGGCGCCGGCGGTCCTGCTCGTCGTTTCCGGCATGGCTGCCCTGATCTTCCAGATTCTGTGGATCAAACAGCTCTCCTTGATCGTGGGCGTGGAGGTCCATGCCATCGCCCTTGCCGTCAGCGCCTTCTTTTTCGGCCTGGCCGTGGGCAGCGCCTGGCTGGGGCGCGTGGCTGACCGCAGCGCCAACCCCTTGCGGCTGTATGCGGGCATCGAACTGGGCGTGGCCTTGCTTGCCCTGGGGGTGACCTGGGCGCTCTCGCATGGCGCGGCGCAGTTTGCGCGCGCCGAACAGGCCTGGTCCTGGGGGGCCTGGCTGACGCTGCTTGCCGTGGTGGCCATCCCGCCGATGCTGATGGGCGGGACGCTGCCCGTGCTGTTGCGGGCCTGCGGCGCGGCCCAGGTCGGCAGGGCCGGCGGAATTCTGTATGCCGCCAATACCGCGGGCGCCATCGCCGGCGCGCTGCTGCCTGCCTTCGTGCTGATTCCCGCCTACGGCGTGGGGCGCACGGCGTGCGCCGCGGCCGCCTTGAATCTTGCGGCCGCGGCGGGCGCCTGGGCGCTGCAGCGCCGCGCGCCGGCCCCCGCGCCGCGCGCCCCGTCCGCCGCGCCTGCCCGGGCCTTGTCGGGCGAAGCCTGGCTGGCCATCGGGCTGTACAGCGCGGCGGGCGCCATCGCGATGGGCTATGAAGTGCTGTGGTCCCAGATGGTGGTGCCTTTCATGAGCACCCGGGCTTTCGCGTTCTCCGTGGTGCTGGCCGTCTATCTGTCCGGCCTGGCGCTGGGCGCCGCGTTATACGCGCGCTGGGAGCATCGCCTGCGCGACCCCTGGCGGGTATTTGCGCTGCTGATCGCCGGCGCGGGTCTGGTGGCGCTGTTGGAAGTGGTGCTGCTGGGCCCGTGGCTCATCGATGCCCAGTCGATGGCCGAGGCCGCGGTGCGGCAATGGAGCGACAGCGGCTTGGCCGGCATGAGCGCCCGGTTCGCGGTCGTCGCCTCCTGGGTGGTGCTGTTGCCGACCCTGCTGCTCGGCGCGGCCTTTCCGGCCGTGCTGCGCATCGCGGTTCCTGCCGACCGGCGAGGGCAGGGCGCGGGGCTGGTCCTGGCGGGAAATACGCTGGGCGGGATCGCCGGCACTTTGGTCGTGGCATTCGTCCTGTTGCCGCGCCTGGGCACGGTGCACGCGCTCGCGGTCCTGGCCGCAGCCGCCTGCGCCGTCGGCATCGCGGCGGTCTGGCGCACCGGCGCGCCGATGACCCGCGCGGTGGCGGTTGCCCTGTTTGGCGCCGTGCTGATCCTGGGTTGGGCGCTGCCGGCGGATCACCTGGCGCGGCGGCTGCCGGGGGCCAAAGACGGCAAGCTGGTCTTTTACGACGAAAGCCGGGGAGGCACGGTCGCAGTCGTGGAACGCGGCGAAGGCGAGCAGCGGTTCCGGCGGCTCTACATCCAGGGCGTTTCCAACTCCGGCGACGCCATGCCGTCGCTGCGCTATATGCGGCTGCAGGCGCTGCTGCCGCTCGTCGTCCACGCGGGCGAGCCGCGCTCCGCGCTGGTAATCGGCTATGGCACAGGCATCACGGCCGGGGCCTTGTCGCGATACCCGGGCCTGGAACGGCGCGTGGTCGCGGAATTGCTGCCCGGCGTCCTGCGGGCCGGCGCGCTGTTCAAAGGCAGCTATGACGCGGCAGCCGATCCGGGCCTGGATCGCCGTCTGCGCGACGGACGGCGCGAATTGCTCACCAGCCAGGAGCGCTATGACCTGATCACGCTTGAACCGCCGCCGCCCTCGGCCGCGGGCGTGGTCAACCTCTATTCGCAGGATTTTTATGAACTGGCGGCCACGCGCCTGAATCCTCAAGGGGTGGTTGCGCAGTGGCTGCCGCTTCCCACGCAGAACCTGGACGACACCCGGGCACTGGTGGCCAGCTTCATTGCCGTGTTTCCCCATGCCACGCTGTGGACGACAGAATTGCACGAGATGCTGCTGGTCGGCTCCCTGCAGCCAATGCCCCTGGACGCGGCGCGGATAGCAGGGCGCATGGCCGACCCGCGGCTACGCCAGGCCCTTGCGGATGTTGGCGTCGGTTCGCCCGCCGCGCTGCTGGCGACGTGGGTGACGGACAGGGAAGGTTTGGCGCGCTTTGCGGGGCAAACACCGCCCGTAACGGACGATCGTCCCGCCATCGAGTACGCCGCCTGGGTCAGGCCGCGCGAAATCGTGCATACGCTGCCCGCCTTGCTGGCGCTGCGTGGCGAACCGCCTCTGGGCGGCGGCGCCCCGGCCCTGACCGCCGACATCAAGCAGGAACGCGCCGTTCTCGATCTGTTCTATCGGAGCGCGTTGGCCGCCTACCGCGGGGACCGGCAGGAGTGGGGCCGGCATGCGGACGCGTTGGCGCAACGGGCGCGGGACAATCCCTATCTGCGCTGGTTCATGGCGGGGACCGACACCAGATGA
- a CDS encoding NAD(P)/FAD-dependent oxidoreductase produces the protein MSAPGTMLIVGAGQAGAWAARTLRESGHAGRIVLCGAERHAPYERPPLSKGLITGVSSVADSEVLGLAEMEDRAIEFLPSLEAVKIDPASRAVLFGDGQKISYEKLLLATGGSPCRPRLPGLDSPRVHTLRTLDDALALRRAFAQAPRTVIIGGGWIGLETAATACSLGCSVSVIEASPRLCGRSLMSPVSEWLLERHEAAGVRVRLGHGVTALNDDADGIRVRLDDGSVIVADLVLVGVGMQPNDALAREAGLDCGQGVRVDAACRTSDPHIYAAGDVAVLAHPRAPQGLRLESWQNAQDQGVAAARAMLGQTVAYMPVPLLWSEQYEHMIQIAGFPNLAQHTLWRATPGGGRLYLGVDTSGVTVAAVGIDAGRDFRAARKSVEQNAQAPLAGYQSCDASAPAGSSANSELTA, from the coding sequence ATGAGCGCGCCCGGCACCATGCTGATCGTTGGCGCGGGCCAGGCGGGTGCGTGGGCGGCGCGTACGCTGCGCGAGAGCGGGCATGCCGGCCGCATCGTGCTGTGCGGCGCGGAAAGACACGCACCGTACGAGCGCCCACCCTTGTCGAAGGGGCTGATTACTGGCGTCAGCAGCGTGGCGGATTCCGAGGTTCTCGGGCTTGCCGAAATGGAGGATCGAGCGATCGAATTCCTGCCATCCCTGGAAGCCGTGAAGATCGATCCGGCCAGCCGCGCCGTGTTGTTTGGCGACGGGCAAAAAATCAGCTATGAAAAGTTGCTGCTGGCAACCGGCGGAAGTCCCTGCCGCCCGCGTCTGCCGGGGCTCGACAGCCCGCGGGTGCACACGTTGCGCACGCTTGACGATGCGTTGGCGCTGCGGCGGGCATTCGCCCAAGCGCCGCGAACCGTAATCATAGGCGGCGGCTGGATTGGGCTGGAGACAGCCGCTACGGCGTGTTCGTTGGGCTGTTCGGTTTCCGTGATCGAGGCCAGCCCACGCCTTTGCGGCCGCAGCCTGATGTCGCCGGTGTCGGAGTGGCTACTTGAACGCCACGAGGCCGCCGGCGTCCGCGTACGGCTGGGGCATGGCGTGACAGCGCTCAACGACGATGCCGACGGCATTCGCGTGCGCCTCGACGACGGCAGCGTGATCGTGGCCGATCTGGTGTTGGTGGGCGTGGGCATGCAACCCAACGACGCGCTTGCCCGCGAGGCAGGGTTGGACTGCGGGCAGGGCGTTCGTGTCGATGCCGCTTGCCGGACCTCGGATCCGCACATCTATGCGGCTGGCGATGTGGCGGTGCTGGCGCATCCCCGCGCGCCGCAGGGGCTGCGTCTCGAGTCGTGGCAGAACGCTCAGGATCAGGGCGTCGCGGCAGCGCGCGCAATGCTGGGGCAGACGGTCGCTTACATGCCGGTGCCGCTGCTTTGGTCCGAACAATATGAACACATGATCCAGATCGCAGGTTTCCCGAATCTGGCGCAGCACACACTGTGGCGCGCCACGCCCGGCGGCGGCAGGCTTTACCTCGGCGTGGATACCAGCGGCGTAACGGTCGCGGCGGTCGGCATCGATGCCGGTCGGGACTTCCGAGCCGCTCGAAAATCTGTCGAGCAGAACGCGCAAGCGCCGCTCGCCGGCTACCAATCCTGTGACGCCTCAGCCCCCGCCGGGTCGTCCGCGAACTCGGAGTTGACGGCATGA
- the hpaI gene encoding 4-hydroxy-2-oxoheptanedioate aldolase yields the protein MKTPNNTFKAALARGESQIGLWLGLANGYAAEVVAGAGFDWLLIDGEHAPNTLDSILAQLQTLAAYPLEPVVRPAWNDPVEIKRLLDLGARTLLVPMIQSADEAAAAVAAMRYPPSGIRGVGSALARASRWQRLPAYLEEANGAMCTLVQVETRRGIEALDEICAVDGVDGVFIGPADLAADYGYLGRPGDPAMQEVIEAGLKRIRLHGKAAGILVSDQKLAARYIECGSLFTAVGVDATLLARAATDLAARYGRAATSGVAGIY from the coding sequence ATGAAAACACCGAACAACACTTTCAAAGCCGCGCTGGCGCGCGGCGAATCCCAAATCGGTCTGTGGCTGGGGCTGGCCAATGGCTATGCCGCGGAAGTGGTGGCGGGTGCGGGTTTTGACTGGCTGCTCATCGATGGCGAACATGCGCCCAATACGTTGGACAGCATTCTGGCGCAGCTGCAGACATTAGCCGCCTATCCATTGGAACCCGTGGTGCGCCCAGCCTGGAATGATCCCGTCGAGATCAAACGCCTACTCGACTTGGGCGCGAGAACGCTGCTGGTGCCGATGATACAGAGCGCCGATGAAGCCGCCGCGGCGGTGGCGGCGATGCGGTATCCGCCGTCCGGTATACGGGGCGTGGGGAGTGCACTGGCACGGGCTTCGCGCTGGCAACGACTGCCTGCCTATCTGGAGGAGGCTAATGGCGCAATGTGCACGCTCGTTCAGGTCGAAACCCGGCGCGGGATCGAGGCCCTGGACGAAATCTGTGCCGTTGACGGCGTGGACGGCGTTTTCATCGGACCGGCGGACCTCGCGGCCGACTATGGGTATCTGGGACGGCCTGGTGATCCGGCAATGCAAGAGGTTATCGAGGCCGGATTGAAGCGCATCCGGCTGCATGGCAAGGCGGCGGGCATCCTGGTCAGCGACCAGAAACTCGCAGCACGGTACATCGAATGCGGCAGCTTGTTCACTGCCGTGGGCGTGGACGCCACGTTGCTTGCTCGGGCAGCAACCGATTTGGCTGCGCGGTATGGCCGCGCCGCCACCAGCGGCGTGGCGGGCATTTATTGA
- a CDS encoding tripartite tricarboxylate transporter substrate binding protein, translating into MSFGKSKRALWAISIASFIASAAPVSSAIGGDSWPSRPINLIVPFPAGGGGDTLARLISEPLARELGQTIVIENKPGAGGNIGTATASRAEPNGYTLAYATNGTQAINHWLYKTTGFSRDDFEPISRLTTIAAAVVVNPNEPYRSLQELLDAARAKPGSLTCGSAGNGTTSHLACEQLKQMAGVSIVHIPYKGGAAAMTDLMGGRLSLLIDVMPNVAPQIKANRLRALAVTTSERVASVPDIPTVAEAGVPGYSFFAWDALYAPKGTPTAVLDRVNAAVHKILSQAEVRSQLEVRGAQPAPTSREGLKQFSNEEYDRLGKVVRTAGAMID; encoded by the coding sequence ATGAGTTTCGGCAAGTCGAAAAGGGCCCTGTGGGCCATCAGCATCGCATCCTTTATCGCATCGGCCGCACCGGTCAGCAGCGCGATCGGTGGCGATTCTTGGCCCAGCCGGCCAATCAACCTGATCGTACCGTTCCCGGCGGGCGGCGGGGGAGACACGCTGGCGCGGCTGATCAGTGAGCCGCTGGCGCGCGAACTGGGCCAGACCATCGTGATCGAGAACAAGCCAGGTGCCGGCGGCAATATCGGGACGGCCACTGCGTCTCGCGCGGAACCCAACGGCTATACGCTGGCGTACGCTACCAATGGCACGCAGGCGATCAATCACTGGCTCTACAAGACGACAGGATTCTCCCGTGACGATTTCGAACCGATTTCGCGCCTGACCACGATCGCCGCCGCGGTCGTGGTCAATCCCAATGAGCCTTACCGCTCGCTTCAAGAACTGCTCGACGCCGCGCGTGCGAAGCCTGGTTCGCTCACCTGTGGATCAGCCGGCAACGGCACGACCTCGCACCTGGCCTGTGAACAGCTTAAGCAGATGGCAGGCGTAAGCATTGTTCACATTCCCTATAAGGGAGGAGCGGCGGCAATGACCGACCTGATGGGTGGCCGGCTTTCCCTGCTGATCGACGTGATGCCAAACGTCGCACCGCAAATTAAAGCGAATCGCTTGCGAGCGCTTGCGGTCACCACCAGCGAACGCGTAGCCTCCGTGCCTGACATTCCTACCGTGGCCGAGGCGGGCGTTCCGGGGTACTCATTCTTTGCCTGGGACGCACTGTATGCACCCAAAGGGACACCGACTGCGGTACTGGATCGTGTGAACGCCGCCGTGCACAAAATTCTGTCTCAAGCCGAAGTGCGATCCCAATTGGAGGTTAGGGGGGCTCAGCCCGCACCGACGTCTCGCGAAGGACTGAAACAGTTCTCAAATGAAGAGTATGACCGATTGGGCAAGGTCGTTCGTACTGCCGGCGCCATGATCGACTGA
- a CDS encoding arylsulfatase: MKARRWWGAALMVASSLALAGGVYAQSAPPKAQESGKKPNILVIFGDDVGQTNISAYGKGVVGYTTPNIDRIAKEGLIFTDYYAENSCTAGRSTFITGQVARRTGLSKVGMPGAPVGLQDRDITIAQALKSHGYATAQFGKNHLGDRDEFLPTKHGFDQFFGNLYHLNAEEEPERPYWPKNSNDPIIKSYQPRGVIKASADGKIEDTGALTAKRMETIDDETVGAALDYLDKHGKAEKPFFLWMNTTRMHVYTHIRPEHRGKSGMPGNDYADGMWEHDQDVGKLLKKLDDLGIADNTIVIYTTDNGPNQFSWPDAATTPFRNEKNSNWEGAYRVPAMIRWPGHIPAGEVKTGIVSGLDWFPTLLAAVGDQDVKQRLLKGWTPDGAGRSYKVHLDGYNQLDYLTGKAPESAREDFFYFNDDGMLVAMRYQDWKAVFCEQQAPGGFAVWKDPFVCLRVPKLFNLRMDPYERADVVSNQYYDWLVKNDYLPLIASMKAGEFLKTFIEYPPSQRPATFSVDQVQEEVDRAIEKQFEEAAKKQAK; encoded by the coding sequence ATGAAAGCAAGACGATGGTGGGGAGCGGCCTTGATGGTCGCCAGCAGCCTCGCGCTGGCGGGCGGGGTCTATGCCCAGAGCGCGCCGCCCAAGGCCCAGGAGTCCGGCAAGAAGCCCAACATACTCGTCATATTCGGCGATGATGTCGGTCAGACGAACATCAGCGCCTATGGCAAGGGCGTGGTCGGTTACACCACGCCTAATATCGACCGCATCGCCAAGGAAGGGCTGATCTTCACGGACTACTATGCCGAGAACAGTTGCACGGCAGGCCGCTCGACGTTCATCACCGGTCAGGTCGCGCGTCGCACGGGACTTTCCAAGGTGGGTATGCCCGGCGCGCCGGTCGGCCTGCAGGATCGTGACATCACGATCGCACAGGCGCTGAAATCCCACGGCTACGCCACCGCGCAGTTCGGCAAGAATCACCTGGGCGACCGGGACGAGTTTCTGCCCACCAAGCACGGCTTCGATCAATTCTTCGGCAATCTCTATCACCTGAATGCCGAGGAAGAGCCCGAGCGCCCGTATTGGCCCAAGAACTCCAACGACCCCATCATCAAGAGCTATCAGCCGCGCGGGGTCATCAAGGCCAGTGCCGACGGGAAGATCGAGGATACCGGCGCGCTCACCGCCAAACGCATGGAAACCATCGACGATGAGACCGTGGGTGCGGCGCTGGACTACCTGGACAAGCACGGCAAGGCCGAGAAGCCGTTCTTCCTCTGGATGAACACGACCCGCATGCACGTCTACACCCATATCCGCCCGGAGCATCGAGGCAAGAGCGGCATGCCCGGCAACGACTATGCCGACGGCATGTGGGAGCATGACCAGGACGTGGGCAAGCTGCTGAAAAAGCTCGACGACCTGGGGATCGCGGACAACACCATCGTGATCTACACCACCGACAACGGACCCAATCAGTTCAGTTGGCCGGACGCTGCCACGACGCCGTTCCGCAACGAGAAGAACTCGAACTGGGAAGGAGCGTACCGGGTGCCCGCGATGATACGTTGGCCGGGTCACATTCCCGCCGGCGAAGTCAAGACGGGCATTGTGTCGGGGCTCGACTGGTTTCCCACGCTGCTCGCGGCAGTCGGGGACCAGGACGTCAAACAGCGCCTGCTGAAAGGCTGGACTCCCGACGGGGCCGGCCGGAGCTACAAGGTGCACCTCGACGGCTACAACCAGCTTGATTACCTGACAGGCAAGGCGCCCGAAAGCGCGCGGGAAGACTTCTTTTACTTCAACGACGACGGCATGTTGGTCGCGATGCGGTATCAGGACTGGAAGGCGGTCTTTTGCGAGCAGCAGGCGCCCGGCGGGTTCGCGGTGTGGAAAGACCCGTTCGTGTGCCTGCGTGTGCCCAAGCTCTTCAACCTGCGCATGGACCCCTATGAACGCGCGGATGTCGTCTCCAACCAGTATTACGACTGGCTCGTGAAGAACGATTACCTGCCGCTCATCGCGTCGATGAAGGCCGGGGAGTTCCTCAAGACGTTCATCGAGTATCCGCCCAGCCAGCGGCCTGCCACGTTCAGCGTGGACCAGGTCCAGGAGGAAGTGGATCGCGCGATCGAAAAGCAGTTCGAAGAGGCGGCCAAAAAGCAGGCCAAGTAG
- a CDS encoding HAD family phosphatase encodes MRRFNELEPVRRWLAMMWLLALCLLAGCAAPQSHTHADLPSWADGPSRDAIVEFVKAVTQPGSPDFVAPEARIAVFDNDGTLWSEQPLYFEVLFALDEVRAQAPSHPEWQVRQPFKAALQNDQAALAKSGSHGMMEIIVATHTGMSVDQFSQRVDRWRQTAHHPQTGMLYSSMTYLPMRELLDYLRARDFKTYIVSGGETEFMRPWTQAAYGIPPEQVIGTVLATDFVSDGATFQLMRQPKLEFNDDGPGKPVAIQRQIGRRPILAFGNSDGDLQMLQWTMAGPGKRFAGLVHHTDAKREWAYDRQSHVGRLDKALDAARVQGWTIVDMEKEWKRIYPSEKP; translated from the coding sequence ATGCGGCGTTTCAATGAACTCGAACCGGTGCGGCGCTGGCTCGCAATGATGTGGCTGCTGGCGCTGTGCCTGCTGGCCGGCTGCGCGGCGCCGCAATCCCATACGCATGCCGACCTGCCTTCCTGGGCGGACGGCCCCTCGCGCGACGCCATTGTCGAATTCGTGAAGGCCGTGACACAGCCGGGCAGTCCGGATTTCGTGGCGCCGGAAGCCCGCATCGCCGTCTTCGACAACGACGGCACGCTCTGGAGCGAACAGCCTCTGTACTTCGAGGTGCTGTTCGCATTGGACGAGGTTCGCGCGCAGGCACCTTCCCATCCCGAATGGCAGGTGCGCCAGCCGTTCAAGGCCGCGTTGCAGAACGACCAGGCCGCGCTCGCCAAGTCGGGCTCGCACGGCATGATGGAGATCATCGTTGCCACCCACACCGGCATGAGCGTCGACCAGTTCAGCCAGCGCGTCGATCGCTGGCGGCAGACCGCGCACCATCCCCAGACCGGCATGCTCTACAGCAGCATGACCTACCTGCCGATGCGGGAGCTGCTGGACTACCTGCGCGCCCGCGATTTCAAGACGTACATCGTCTCCGGCGGCGAGACCGAGTTCATGCGTCCTTGGACGCAGGCGGCGTACGGCATCCCGCCGGAACAGGTCATCGGCACCGTTCTCGCTACCGATTTCGTGTCCGACGGGGCCACGTTCCAGCTCATGCGCCAGCCCAAGCTGGAGTTCAACGACGACGGCCCCGGCAAGCCGGTGGCGATCCAGCGCCAGATCGGACGCCGGCCGATCCTGGCGTTCGGCAACTCGGACGGCGATCTGCAGATGCTCCAGTGGACCATGGCCGGCCCCGGCAAGCGCTTTGCCGGCCTGGTCCATCACACCGACGCCAAGCGCGAATGGGCGTATGACCGCCAATCCCACGTCGGCCGCCTTGACAAGGCCCTGGACGCAGCGCGCGTCCAGGGTTGGACGATTGTTGATATGGAAAAGGAGTGGAAGCGAATCTACCCGTCTGAAAAACCTTGA
- a CDS encoding helix-turn-helix transcriptional regulator — MPIQAVYMQHVYAGLEPLQAFDVVYGGSFEHRLISSKLAEMEHQRLTLGEVRLETGRYEFPVIAHGTMPTDGICIGFMAEGGEWTRCNTAAIHSEEIQVYPEGIELLYHASGHSRWVNFTAPEGQMQQIAIARTGRPLRLRRHGLHSIHLRRGGRLALTTLTSDALGLARRLQADGGMAPALAEEVCESLLTGYVDALSAAPPPCKPEKMAVEQRHYHLIAACERLVLSGEATDVALTDVARRSGYTLRSLEMIFRRSVGMPPGRWFMTARLNGALRDLLTCGPDATVSDIALKWGFRHMSRFAEYYRNTFGELPSATLARSSPRP; from the coding sequence ATGCCGATTCAAGCCGTCTACATGCAGCACGTCTATGCGGGGCTCGAGCCTTTGCAGGCTTTCGATGTCGTGTATGGCGGCAGCTTCGAGCACCGATTGATCTCGTCCAAGCTCGCGGAAATGGAGCATCAGCGATTGACGCTCGGCGAAGTGCGGCTGGAGACAGGCCGCTACGAATTCCCGGTGATCGCCCATGGCACCATGCCCACGGACGGGATCTGCATCGGATTCATGGCGGAAGGCGGCGAATGGACCCGCTGCAATACGGCCGCGATCCACTCCGAAGAGATACAGGTCTATCCGGAAGGCATCGAGCTTCTGTATCACGCCAGCGGACATTCCCGCTGGGTGAACTTCACGGCGCCCGAAGGACAAATGCAGCAGATCGCGATTGCGCGTACGGGCCGGCCCTTGCGGCTGCGCAGGCATGGGCTGCATTCGATACATCTGCGACGGGGCGGACGGCTGGCGTTGACCACGCTCACCAGCGATGCGCTGGGGCTGGCGCGGCGGCTTCAGGCCGATGGCGGCATGGCGCCGGCGCTGGCCGAAGAGGTATGCGAGTCGTTGCTGACAGGCTACGTGGACGCCCTCTCCGCGGCGCCGCCGCCATGCAAGCCGGAAAAAATGGCCGTGGAACAACGCCATTACCATTTGATCGCTGCGTGCGAACGGCTGGTCCTGTCCGGCGAAGCCACCGACGTCGCGCTGACGGACGTGGCCCGGCGCAGCGGCTACACCCTGCGCTCGCTCGAGATGATTTTTCGCCGCAGCGTCGGCATGCCGCCCGGGCGGTGGTTCATGACGGCGCGGCTGAACGGCGCATTGCGCGATCTGCTGACTTGCGGCCCCGACGCCACGGTCTCCGACATCGCCTTGAAGTGGGGTTTTCGGCACATGTCGCGCTTTGCCGAGTACTACCGCAACACGTTCGGCGAGTTGCCCAGCGCCACCCTCGCCCGCTCGAGCCCCCGGCCCTGA
- the hpaH gene encoding 2-oxo-hept-4-ene-1,7-dioate hydratase, translating into MALDATLIDAIARRLHEAERSRTQIRQISLDHPEMDIKDGYAIQRRWVELKLTEGRRLVGHKIGLTSRAMQLSSQIDEPDFGALLDDMLFADGAVIDRDRFIVPRLEVELAFILDKPLRGPNVTLFDVLDSVRYVIPALEIIDARSHQIDPESHRPRKVFDTIADNAANAGVVMGGRPVRVNDVDLRWVGAILSRNAVIEETGLAAGVLNHPANGVVWLANRLAGHDVGLERDQIVLSGSFTRPVYAERGDVFHVDYGPLGAVSCCFK; encoded by the coding sequence ATGGCTCTTGACGCCACCCTCATTGATGCCATTGCGCGCCGCCTACACGAGGCGGAACGCTCCCGCACCCAGATCCGACAAATATCTCTCGATCATCCCGAGATGGATATCAAGGATGGTTACGCGATTCAGCGCCGTTGGGTCGAACTCAAACTAACCGAAGGCCGCCGACTGGTGGGTCACAAGATCGGTCTTACCTCTCGTGCCATGCAATTGTCGTCGCAGATCGACGAGCCCGATTTCGGTGCGCTGCTCGACGATATGTTGTTTGCTGACGGGGCGGTGATCGACCGTGATAGATTCATCGTGCCGCGACTGGAGGTCGAACTCGCATTCATTCTGGACAAGCCGCTGCGGGGGCCGAACGTCACGCTGTTCGACGTGCTGGATTCGGTGCGATACGTGATTCCGGCGTTGGAGATCATTGATGCGCGATCTCATCAGATAGACCCCGAATCCCATCGGCCGCGCAAAGTTTTCGACACCATCGCCGATAACGCCGCCAACGCCGGGGTCGTGATGGGTGGTCGTCCGGTCCGCGTCAATGATGTCGACCTGCGCTGGGTTGGCGCCATCCTTTCGCGCAATGCCGTGATTGAGGAGACCGGCCTCGCCGCCGGCGTCCTGAACCATCCGGCGAACGGTGTGGTGTGGTTGGCCAACAGGCTTGCCGGCCACGACGTGGGCCTGGAGCGCGATCAGATCGTGCTGAGCGGATCCTTCACGCGTCCCGTCTATGCCGAACGCGGCGATGTCTTTCATGTCGACTACGGCCCGCTGGGTGCCGTGAGCTGCTGCTTCAAATGA